The Zalophus californianus isolate mZalCal1 chromosome 8, mZalCal1.pri.v2, whole genome shotgun sequence genome has a segment encoding these proteins:
- the SDCBP2 gene encoding syntenin-2 isoform X1: MPFTLQKLKEDYTRSCLYLTQTEVFQGAAMSTLYPSLEDLKMDQAIQAQARAAPRMPALPVSQSSVLYPSLAELENYMGLSLSSQEVQQNLLQIPEGASMVGSGSSPGQLVAPLSGNSLGTRRAEIKPGVREIHLCKDEHGKTGLQLKAIDQGLFVQLVKANSPASLVGLRFGDQILQIDGRDCAGWSTDRAHRVLKRASVEKIVMVARDRPFQRTVTMHKDSMGHIGFVIKKGKVISVVKGSSAARNGLLTNHAVCEVNGQNVIGLKDKEVTEILAMAGNVVTLTVIPTVIYEHMVKKLSSTLLHHAMDHSIPDV, encoded by the exons GGTGTTCCAAGGAGCAGCTATGTCCACCCTATACCCATCCCTGGAGGACCTGAAGATGGACCAAGCCATTCAG GCCCAGGCCAGAGCTGCACCCAGAATGCCTGCCCTGCCAGTCTCCCAGTCTTCAG TTTTGTACCCAAGCCTGGCAGAATTGGAAAATTATATGGGTCTTTCCCTCTCCAGCCAAGAAGTCCAGCAGAACCTGCTTCAGATTCCGGAAGGTGCTAGT ATGGTGGGCTCTGGCTCCTCGCCAGGCCAGCTGGTGGCACCACTGTCTGGGAACAGCCTTGGCACACGGCGTGCGGAGATCAAGCCTGGGGTGCGTGAGATCCACCTGTGCAAGGATGAGCATGGCAAGACTGGGCTGCAGCTAAAGGCCATTGACCAG GGGCTCTTCGTGCAGCTGGTGAAGGCCAACAGCCCTGCGTCTCTCGTGGGGCTGCGCTTCGGGGATCAGATCCTGCAGATTGACGGGCGTGACTGTGCCGGGTGGAGCACAGACAGAGCCCACCGGGTGCTGAAGAGAGCATCGGTGGAGAAGATCGTCATGGTCGCTCGGGACAG GCCCTTCCAGCGGACCGTCACCATGCACAAGGACAGCATGGGCCACATTGGCTTTGTCATCAAGAAGGGGAAGGTTATCTCTGTGGTCAAAGGGAGTTCTGCGGCCCGCAACGGGCTCCTCACCAACCACGCCGTGTGCGAGGTGAACGGGCAGAACGTCATCGGGCTGAAG GACAAAGAAGTCACAGAGATTCTGGCCATGGCCGGGAACGTTGTCACCTTGACCGTCATCCCCACTGTGATCTACGAGCACATGGTCAAAAA GTTGTCCTCGACCCTGCTCCACCACGCCATGGACCACTCGATCCCAGATGTATGA
- the SDCBP2 gene encoding syntenin-2 isoform X3, with translation MPFTLQKLKEDYTRSCLYLTQTEVFQGAAMSTLYPSLEDLKMDQAIQMVGSGSSPGQLVAPLSGNSLGTRRAEIKPGVREIHLCKDEHGKTGLQLKAIDQGLFVQLVKANSPASLVGLRFGDQILQIDGRDCAGWSTDRAHRVLKRASVEKIVMVARDRPFQRTVTMHKDSMGHIGFVIKKGKVISVVKGSSAARNGLLTNHAVCEVNGQNVIGLKDKEVTEILAMAGNVVTLTVIPTVIYEHMVKKLSSTLLHHAMDHSIPDV, from the exons GGTGTTCCAAGGAGCAGCTATGTCCACCCTATACCCATCCCTGGAGGACCTGAAGATGGACCAAGCCATTCAG ATGGTGGGCTCTGGCTCCTCGCCAGGCCAGCTGGTGGCACCACTGTCTGGGAACAGCCTTGGCACACGGCGTGCGGAGATCAAGCCTGGGGTGCGTGAGATCCACCTGTGCAAGGATGAGCATGGCAAGACTGGGCTGCAGCTAAAGGCCATTGACCAG GGGCTCTTCGTGCAGCTGGTGAAGGCCAACAGCCCTGCGTCTCTCGTGGGGCTGCGCTTCGGGGATCAGATCCTGCAGATTGACGGGCGTGACTGTGCCGGGTGGAGCACAGACAGAGCCCACCGGGTGCTGAAGAGAGCATCGGTGGAGAAGATCGTCATGGTCGCTCGGGACAG GCCCTTCCAGCGGACCGTCACCATGCACAAGGACAGCATGGGCCACATTGGCTTTGTCATCAAGAAGGGGAAGGTTATCTCTGTGGTCAAAGGGAGTTCTGCGGCCCGCAACGGGCTCCTCACCAACCACGCCGTGTGCGAGGTGAACGGGCAGAACGTCATCGGGCTGAAG GACAAAGAAGTCACAGAGATTCTGGCCATGGCCGGGAACGTTGTCACCTTGACCGTCATCCCCACTGTGATCTACGAGCACATGGTCAAAAA GTTGTCCTCGACCCTGCTCCACCACGCCATGGACCACTCGATCCCAGATGTATGA
- the SDCBP2 gene encoding syntenin-2 isoform X4 encodes MSTLYPSLEDLKMDQAIQMVGSGSSPGQLVAPLSGNSLGTRRAEIKPGVREIHLCKDEHGKTGLQLKAIDQGLFVQLVKANSPASLVGLRFGDQILQIDGRDCAGWSTDRAHRVLKRASVEKIVMVARDRPFQRTVTMHKDSMGHIGFVIKKGKVISVVKGSSAARNGLLTNHAVCEVNGQNVIGLKDKEVTEILAMAGNVVTLTVIPTVIYEHMVKKLSSTLLHHAMDHSIPDV; translated from the exons ATGTCCACCCTATACCCATCCCTGGAGGACCTGAAGATGGACCAAGCCATTCAG ATGGTGGGCTCTGGCTCCTCGCCAGGCCAGCTGGTGGCACCACTGTCTGGGAACAGCCTTGGCACACGGCGTGCGGAGATCAAGCCTGGGGTGCGTGAGATCCACCTGTGCAAGGATGAGCATGGCAAGACTGGGCTGCAGCTAAAGGCCATTGACCAG GGGCTCTTCGTGCAGCTGGTGAAGGCCAACAGCCCTGCGTCTCTCGTGGGGCTGCGCTTCGGGGATCAGATCCTGCAGATTGACGGGCGTGACTGTGCCGGGTGGAGCACAGACAGAGCCCACCGGGTGCTGAAGAGAGCATCGGTGGAGAAGATCGTCATGGTCGCTCGGGACAG GCCCTTCCAGCGGACCGTCACCATGCACAAGGACAGCATGGGCCACATTGGCTTTGTCATCAAGAAGGGGAAGGTTATCTCTGTGGTCAAAGGGAGTTCTGCGGCCCGCAACGGGCTCCTCACCAACCACGCCGTGTGCGAGGTGAACGGGCAGAACGTCATCGGGCTGAAG GACAAAGAAGTCACAGAGATTCTGGCCATGGCCGGGAACGTTGTCACCTTGACCGTCATCCCCACTGTGATCTACGAGCACATGGTCAAAAA GTTGTCCTCGACCCTGCTCCACCACGCCATGGACCACTCGATCCCAGATGTATGA
- the SDCBP2 gene encoding syntenin-2 isoform X2 has protein sequence MSTLYPSLEDLKMDQAIQAQARAAPRMPALPVSQSSVLYPSLAELENYMGLSLSSQEVQQNLLQIPEGASMVGSGSSPGQLVAPLSGNSLGTRRAEIKPGVREIHLCKDEHGKTGLQLKAIDQGLFVQLVKANSPASLVGLRFGDQILQIDGRDCAGWSTDRAHRVLKRASVEKIVMVARDRPFQRTVTMHKDSMGHIGFVIKKGKVISVVKGSSAARNGLLTNHAVCEVNGQNVIGLKDKEVTEILAMAGNVVTLTVIPTVIYEHMVKKLSSTLLHHAMDHSIPDV, from the exons ATGTCCACCCTATACCCATCCCTGGAGGACCTGAAGATGGACCAAGCCATTCAG GCCCAGGCCAGAGCTGCACCCAGAATGCCTGCCCTGCCAGTCTCCCAGTCTTCAG TTTTGTACCCAAGCCTGGCAGAATTGGAAAATTATATGGGTCTTTCCCTCTCCAGCCAAGAAGTCCAGCAGAACCTGCTTCAGATTCCGGAAGGTGCTAGT ATGGTGGGCTCTGGCTCCTCGCCAGGCCAGCTGGTGGCACCACTGTCTGGGAACAGCCTTGGCACACGGCGTGCGGAGATCAAGCCTGGGGTGCGTGAGATCCACCTGTGCAAGGATGAGCATGGCAAGACTGGGCTGCAGCTAAAGGCCATTGACCAG GGGCTCTTCGTGCAGCTGGTGAAGGCCAACAGCCCTGCGTCTCTCGTGGGGCTGCGCTTCGGGGATCAGATCCTGCAGATTGACGGGCGTGACTGTGCCGGGTGGAGCACAGACAGAGCCCACCGGGTGCTGAAGAGAGCATCGGTGGAGAAGATCGTCATGGTCGCTCGGGACAG GCCCTTCCAGCGGACCGTCACCATGCACAAGGACAGCATGGGCCACATTGGCTTTGTCATCAAGAAGGGGAAGGTTATCTCTGTGGTCAAAGGGAGTTCTGCGGCCCGCAACGGGCTCCTCACCAACCACGCCGTGTGCGAGGTGAACGGGCAGAACGTCATCGGGCTGAAG GACAAAGAAGTCACAGAGATTCTGGCCATGGCCGGGAACGTTGTCACCTTGACCGTCATCCCCACTGTGATCTACGAGCACATGGTCAAAAA GTTGTCCTCGACCCTGCTCCACCACGCCATGGACCACTCGATCCCAGATGTATGA
- the SNPH gene encoding syntaphilin isoform X4: MAMSLPGSRRASAGSRRRTSPPVSVRDAYGTSSLSSSSNSGSCKGSDSSPTPRRSMKYTLCSDNHGVKPPTPEQYLTPLQQKEVCIRHLKARLKDTQDRLQDRDTEIDDLKTQLSRMQEDWIEEECHRVEAQLALKEARKEIKQLKQVIDTVKNNLIDKDKGLQKYFVDINIQNKKLETLLHSMEVAQNGTAKEDGTGESAGGSPARSLTRSSTYTKLSDPAVCGDRPPSDHPGASAEDGADSGFAGLTEDTLSRTDALEASSLLSSGVDCGPEEGSLHSSFGLGPRFPASNTYEKLLCGLEAGVQASCMQERAIQTDFAQYQPDLDAILEKVTQAQVCGAVPELGVGDPELEPHPPGPKDPTSAVVVTVGDELEAPEPITRGPSAHRPGANRSPGPSVSVACPLEEEEAAAAEKEPKSYWSRHYIVDLLAVVVPAVPTVAWLCRSQRRQGQPVYNISSLLRGCCTVALHSIRRASCRSLSPHGPSAAAGSSQL, translated from the exons ATGGCCATGTCCCTGCCGGGCAGTAGACGGGCCTCTGCTGGATCCCGCAG gcGCACCTCTCCCCCCGTGAGCGTGCGGGACGCCTACGGCACCTCCTctctcagcagcagcagcaactcGGGCTCCTGCAAGGGCAGCGACAGCAGCCCCACACCCAG GCGCTCCATGAAGTACACGCTGTGCAGCGACAACCACGGCGTCAAGCCCCCCACCCCGGAGCAGTACCTGACCCCCCTGCAGCAGAAGGAGGTGTGCATCCGGCACCTGAAGGCCCGGCTGAAGGACACCCAGGACCGGCTGCAGGACCG GGACACCGAGATCGATGACCTGAAGACACAGCTGTCGCGCATGCAGGAGGACTGGATCGAGGAGGAGTGCCACCGCGTGGAGGCCCAGCTGGCCCTGAAGGAGGCGCGCAAGGAGATCAAGCAGCTCAAGCAGGTCATCGACACGGTCAAGAACAACCTGATTGATAAGGACAAGGGGCTGCAGAAGTACTTCGTGGACATCAACATCCAGAACAAGAAGCTGGAGACGCTGCTACACAGCATGGAAGTGGCCCAGAACGGCACGGCCAAGGAGGACGGCACCGGGGAGTCGGCCGGCGGGTCCCCTGCCCGCTCCCTCACCCGCAGCTCCACCTACACCAAGCTGAGTGACCCCGCCGTCTGCGGCGACCGCCCCCCCAGCGACCACCCTGGGGCCTCTGCCGAGGACGGGGCTGACAGTGGCTTCGCGGGGCTGACCGAGGACACGCTGAGCCGGACGGACGCGCTGGAGGCCAGCAGCCTGCTGTCGTCGGGGGTGGACTGCGGCCCCGAGGAGGGCTCGCTGCACAGCAGCTTTGGCCTGGGCCCCCGCTTCCCCGCCAGCAACACCTACGAGAAGCTGCTGTGCGGCCTGGAGGCCGGGGTGCAGGCCAGCTGCATGCAGGAGCGCGCCATCCAGACGGACTTCGCGCAGTACCAGCCGGACCTGGACGCCATCCTGGAGAAAGTGACCCAGGCCCAGGTCTGCGGGGCAGTCCCTGAATTGGGGGTCGGGGATCCAGAGCTGGAGCCCCATCCCCCGGggcccaaagaccccacctccgcCGTGGTGGTGACGGTGGGTGACGAGCTGGAGGCGCCGGAGCCCATCACCCGAGGGCCCAGCGCGCACCGGCCGGGTGCCAACCGCAGCCCCGGCCCGTCGGTGAGCGTGGCGTGCCCGCTGGAAGAGGAGGAGGCGGCCGCCGCCGAGAAGGAGCCCAAGAGCTACTGGAGCCGCCACTACATCGTGGATCTGCTGGCCGTGGTGGTGCCGGCCGTGCCCACGGTGGCCTGGCTCTGCCGCTCGCAGCGGCGCCAGGGCCAGCCGGTTTACAACATCAGCTCGCTGCTAAGGGGCTGCTGCACTGTGGCCCTGCACTCCATCCGCAGGGCCAGCTGCCGCTCGCTGAGCCCACACGGCCCGAGCGCCGCGGCAGGCAGCTCCCAGCTGTGA
- the SNPH gene encoding syntaphilin isoform X2: MPGSGPNERMTWPGPALPAAPPTRPLSSAPGTPPILPLTRTRSLMAMSLPGSRRASAGSRRRTSPPVSVRDAYGTSSLSSSSNSGSCKGSDSSPTPRRSMKYTLCSDNHGVKPPTPEQYLTPLQQKEVCIRHLKARLKDTQDRLQDRDTEIDDLKTQLSRMQEDWIEEECHRVEAQLALKEARKEIKQLKQVIDTVKNNLIDKDKGLQKYFVDINIQNKKLETLLHSMEVAQNGTAKEDGTGESAGGSPARSLTRSSTYTKLSDPAVCGDRPPSDHPGASAEDGADSGFAGLTEDTLSRTDALEASSLLSSGVDCGPEEGSLHSSFGLGPRFPASNTYEKLLCGLEAGVQASCMQERAIQTDFAQYQPDLDAILEKVTQAQVCGAVPELGVGDPELEPHPPGPKDPTSAVVVTVGDELEAPEPITRGPSAHRPGANRSPGPSVSVACPLEEEEAAAAEKEPKSYWSRHYIVDLLAVVVPAVPTVAWLCRSQRRQGQPVYNISSLLRGCCTVALHSIRRASCRSLSPHGPSAAAGSSQL, encoded by the exons ATGCCAGGCAGCGGCCCTAACGAGAGGATGACATGGCCTGGGCCGGCCCTCCCCGCGGCACCCCCAACGCGCCCTCTCTCCTCAGCCCCGGGGACACCACCCATCCTGCCCCTCACCCGGACCCGCAGCCTCATGGCCATGTCCCTGCCGGGCAGTAGACGGGCCTCTGCTGGATCCCGCAG gcGCACCTCTCCCCCCGTGAGCGTGCGGGACGCCTACGGCACCTCCTctctcagcagcagcagcaactcGGGCTCCTGCAAGGGCAGCGACAGCAGCCCCACACCCAG GCGCTCCATGAAGTACACGCTGTGCAGCGACAACCACGGCGTCAAGCCCCCCACCCCGGAGCAGTACCTGACCCCCCTGCAGCAGAAGGAGGTGTGCATCCGGCACCTGAAGGCCCGGCTGAAGGACACCCAGGACCGGCTGCAGGACCG GGACACCGAGATCGATGACCTGAAGACACAGCTGTCGCGCATGCAGGAGGACTGGATCGAGGAGGAGTGCCACCGCGTGGAGGCCCAGCTGGCCCTGAAGGAGGCGCGCAAGGAGATCAAGCAGCTCAAGCAGGTCATCGACACGGTCAAGAACAACCTGATTGATAAGGACAAGGGGCTGCAGAAGTACTTCGTGGACATCAACATCCAGAACAAGAAGCTGGAGACGCTGCTACACAGCATGGAAGTGGCCCAGAACGGCACGGCCAAGGAGGACGGCACCGGGGAGTCGGCCGGCGGGTCCCCTGCCCGCTCCCTCACCCGCAGCTCCACCTACACCAAGCTGAGTGACCCCGCCGTCTGCGGCGACCGCCCCCCCAGCGACCACCCTGGGGCCTCTGCCGAGGACGGGGCTGACAGTGGCTTCGCGGGGCTGACCGAGGACACGCTGAGCCGGACGGACGCGCTGGAGGCCAGCAGCCTGCTGTCGTCGGGGGTGGACTGCGGCCCCGAGGAGGGCTCGCTGCACAGCAGCTTTGGCCTGGGCCCCCGCTTCCCCGCCAGCAACACCTACGAGAAGCTGCTGTGCGGCCTGGAGGCCGGGGTGCAGGCCAGCTGCATGCAGGAGCGCGCCATCCAGACGGACTTCGCGCAGTACCAGCCGGACCTGGACGCCATCCTGGAGAAAGTGACCCAGGCCCAGGTCTGCGGGGCAGTCCCTGAATTGGGGGTCGGGGATCCAGAGCTGGAGCCCCATCCCCCGGggcccaaagaccccacctccgcCGTGGTGGTGACGGTGGGTGACGAGCTGGAGGCGCCGGAGCCCATCACCCGAGGGCCCAGCGCGCACCGGCCGGGTGCCAACCGCAGCCCCGGCCCGTCGGTGAGCGTGGCGTGCCCGCTGGAAGAGGAGGAGGCGGCCGCCGCCGAGAAGGAGCCCAAGAGCTACTGGAGCCGCCACTACATCGTGGATCTGCTGGCCGTGGTGGTGCCGGCCGTGCCCACGGTGGCCTGGCTCTGCCGCTCGCAGCGGCGCCAGGGCCAGCCGGTTTACAACATCAGCTCGCTGCTAAGGGGCTGCTGCACTGTGGCCCTGCACTCCATCCGCAGGGCCAGCTGCCGCTCGCTGAGCCCACACGGCCCGAGCGCCGCGGCAGGCAGCTCCCAGCTGTGA
- the SNPH gene encoding syntaphilin isoform X3: MAMSLPGSRRASAGSRSGGPLGRSGLAVFAQCPQLPASPNEHLPLLPASRRTSPPVSVRDAYGTSSLSSSSNSGSCKGSDSSPTPRRSMKYTLCSDNHGVKPPTPEQYLTPLQQKEVCIRHLKARLKDTQDRLQDRDTEIDDLKTQLSRMQEDWIEEECHRVEAQLALKEARKEIKQLKQVIDTVKNNLIDKDKGLQKYFVDINIQNKKLETLLHSMEVAQNGTAKEDGTGESAGGSPARSLTRSSTYTKLSDPAVCGDRPPSDHPGASAEDGADSGFAGLTEDTLSRTDALEASSLLSSGVDCGPEEGSLHSSFGLGPRFPASNTYEKLLCGLEAGVQASCMQERAIQTDFAQYQPDLDAILEKVTQAQVCGAVPELGVGDPELEPHPPGPKDPTSAVVVTVGDELEAPEPITRGPSAHRPGANRSPGPSVSVACPLEEEEAAAAEKEPKSYWSRHYIVDLLAVVVPAVPTVAWLCRSQRRQGQPVYNISSLLRGCCTVALHSIRRASCRSLSPHGPSAAAGSSQL, encoded by the exons ATGGCCATGTCCCTGCCGGGCAGTAGACGGGCCTCTGCTGGATCCCGCAG CGGGGGCCCTTTGGGCCGCAGCGGCCTGGCGGTGTTCGCCCAGTGTCCGCAGCTGCCCGCCAGCCCGAACGAGCACctgcctcttcttcctgcctccaggcGCACCTCTCCCCCCGTGAGCGTGCGGGACGCCTACGGCACCTCCTctctcagcagcagcagcaactcGGGCTCCTGCAAGGGCAGCGACAGCAGCCCCACACCCAG GCGCTCCATGAAGTACACGCTGTGCAGCGACAACCACGGCGTCAAGCCCCCCACCCCGGAGCAGTACCTGACCCCCCTGCAGCAGAAGGAGGTGTGCATCCGGCACCTGAAGGCCCGGCTGAAGGACACCCAGGACCGGCTGCAGGACCG GGACACCGAGATCGATGACCTGAAGACACAGCTGTCGCGCATGCAGGAGGACTGGATCGAGGAGGAGTGCCACCGCGTGGAGGCCCAGCTGGCCCTGAAGGAGGCGCGCAAGGAGATCAAGCAGCTCAAGCAGGTCATCGACACGGTCAAGAACAACCTGATTGATAAGGACAAGGGGCTGCAGAAGTACTTCGTGGACATCAACATCCAGAACAAGAAGCTGGAGACGCTGCTACACAGCATGGAAGTGGCCCAGAACGGCACGGCCAAGGAGGACGGCACCGGGGAGTCGGCCGGCGGGTCCCCTGCCCGCTCCCTCACCCGCAGCTCCACCTACACCAAGCTGAGTGACCCCGCCGTCTGCGGCGACCGCCCCCCCAGCGACCACCCTGGGGCCTCTGCCGAGGACGGGGCTGACAGTGGCTTCGCGGGGCTGACCGAGGACACGCTGAGCCGGACGGACGCGCTGGAGGCCAGCAGCCTGCTGTCGTCGGGGGTGGACTGCGGCCCCGAGGAGGGCTCGCTGCACAGCAGCTTTGGCCTGGGCCCCCGCTTCCCCGCCAGCAACACCTACGAGAAGCTGCTGTGCGGCCTGGAGGCCGGGGTGCAGGCCAGCTGCATGCAGGAGCGCGCCATCCAGACGGACTTCGCGCAGTACCAGCCGGACCTGGACGCCATCCTGGAGAAAGTGACCCAGGCCCAGGTCTGCGGGGCAGTCCCTGAATTGGGGGTCGGGGATCCAGAGCTGGAGCCCCATCCCCCGGggcccaaagaccccacctccgcCGTGGTGGTGACGGTGGGTGACGAGCTGGAGGCGCCGGAGCCCATCACCCGAGGGCCCAGCGCGCACCGGCCGGGTGCCAACCGCAGCCCCGGCCCGTCGGTGAGCGTGGCGTGCCCGCTGGAAGAGGAGGAGGCGGCCGCCGCCGAGAAGGAGCCCAAGAGCTACTGGAGCCGCCACTACATCGTGGATCTGCTGGCCGTGGTGGTGCCGGCCGTGCCCACGGTGGCCTGGCTCTGCCGCTCGCAGCGGCGCCAGGGCCAGCCGGTTTACAACATCAGCTCGCTGCTAAGGGGCTGCTGCACTGTGGCCCTGCACTCCATCCGCAGGGCCAGCTGCCGCTCGCTGAGCCCACACGGCCCGAGCGCCGCGGCAGGCAGCTCCCAGCTGTGA
- the SNPH gene encoding syntaphilin isoform X1: MLSGHDPPGTPPILPLTRTRSLMAMSLPGSRRASAGSRSGGPLGRSGLAVFAQCPQLPASPNEHLPLLPASRRTSPPVSVRDAYGTSSLSSSSNSGSCKGSDSSPTPRRSMKYTLCSDNHGVKPPTPEQYLTPLQQKEVCIRHLKARLKDTQDRLQDRDTEIDDLKTQLSRMQEDWIEEECHRVEAQLALKEARKEIKQLKQVIDTVKNNLIDKDKGLQKYFVDINIQNKKLETLLHSMEVAQNGTAKEDGTGESAGGSPARSLTRSSTYTKLSDPAVCGDRPPSDHPGASAEDGADSGFAGLTEDTLSRTDALEASSLLSSGVDCGPEEGSLHSSFGLGPRFPASNTYEKLLCGLEAGVQASCMQERAIQTDFAQYQPDLDAILEKVTQAQVCGAVPELGVGDPELEPHPPGPKDPTSAVVVTVGDELEAPEPITRGPSAHRPGANRSPGPSVSVACPLEEEEAAAAEKEPKSYWSRHYIVDLLAVVVPAVPTVAWLCRSQRRQGQPVYNISSLLRGCCTVALHSIRRASCRSLSPHGPSAAAGSSQL, encoded by the exons CCCCGGGGACACCACCCATCCTGCCCCTCACCCGGACCCGCAGCCTCATGGCCATGTCCCTGCCGGGCAGTAGACGGGCCTCTGCTGGATCCCGCAG CGGGGGCCCTTTGGGCCGCAGCGGCCTGGCGGTGTTCGCCCAGTGTCCGCAGCTGCCCGCCAGCCCGAACGAGCACctgcctcttcttcctgcctccaggcGCACCTCTCCCCCCGTGAGCGTGCGGGACGCCTACGGCACCTCCTctctcagcagcagcagcaactcGGGCTCCTGCAAGGGCAGCGACAGCAGCCCCACACCCAG GCGCTCCATGAAGTACACGCTGTGCAGCGACAACCACGGCGTCAAGCCCCCCACCCCGGAGCAGTACCTGACCCCCCTGCAGCAGAAGGAGGTGTGCATCCGGCACCTGAAGGCCCGGCTGAAGGACACCCAGGACCGGCTGCAGGACCG GGACACCGAGATCGATGACCTGAAGACACAGCTGTCGCGCATGCAGGAGGACTGGATCGAGGAGGAGTGCCACCGCGTGGAGGCCCAGCTGGCCCTGAAGGAGGCGCGCAAGGAGATCAAGCAGCTCAAGCAGGTCATCGACACGGTCAAGAACAACCTGATTGATAAGGACAAGGGGCTGCAGAAGTACTTCGTGGACATCAACATCCAGAACAAGAAGCTGGAGACGCTGCTACACAGCATGGAAGTGGCCCAGAACGGCACGGCCAAGGAGGACGGCACCGGGGAGTCGGCCGGCGGGTCCCCTGCCCGCTCCCTCACCCGCAGCTCCACCTACACCAAGCTGAGTGACCCCGCCGTCTGCGGCGACCGCCCCCCCAGCGACCACCCTGGGGCCTCTGCCGAGGACGGGGCTGACAGTGGCTTCGCGGGGCTGACCGAGGACACGCTGAGCCGGACGGACGCGCTGGAGGCCAGCAGCCTGCTGTCGTCGGGGGTGGACTGCGGCCCCGAGGAGGGCTCGCTGCACAGCAGCTTTGGCCTGGGCCCCCGCTTCCCCGCCAGCAACACCTACGAGAAGCTGCTGTGCGGCCTGGAGGCCGGGGTGCAGGCCAGCTGCATGCAGGAGCGCGCCATCCAGACGGACTTCGCGCAGTACCAGCCGGACCTGGACGCCATCCTGGAGAAAGTGACCCAGGCCCAGGTCTGCGGGGCAGTCCCTGAATTGGGGGTCGGGGATCCAGAGCTGGAGCCCCATCCCCCGGggcccaaagaccccacctccgcCGTGGTGGTGACGGTGGGTGACGAGCTGGAGGCGCCGGAGCCCATCACCCGAGGGCCCAGCGCGCACCGGCCGGGTGCCAACCGCAGCCCCGGCCCGTCGGTGAGCGTGGCGTGCCCGCTGGAAGAGGAGGAGGCGGCCGCCGCCGAGAAGGAGCCCAAGAGCTACTGGAGCCGCCACTACATCGTGGATCTGCTGGCCGTGGTGGTGCCGGCCGTGCCCACGGTGGCCTGGCTCTGCCGCTCGCAGCGGCGCCAGGGCCAGCCGGTTTACAACATCAGCTCGCTGCTAAGGGGCTGCTGCACTGTGGCCCTGCACTCCATCCGCAGGGCCAGCTGCCGCTCGCTGAGCCCACACGGCCCGAGCGCCGCGGCAGGCAGCTCCCAGCTGTGA